Proteins encoded by one window of Alkalispirillum mobile:
- a CDS encoding 5-(carboxyamino)imidazole ribonucleotide synthase — protein sequence MSTVLLPGATLGVLGNGQLGRMFALAARRMGYRVATFGPGTGTPAGQVCDLEVDADYRDEQALRAFARQVEAVTFEFENVPAEAGELLAEHVPVRPRETVLHIAQNRWREKTWLRDQGFPVGDFATVESEAALVDALERLGTPAVLKTAGFGYDGKGQALIRTPADAAGAWQAIGGQAAVLEAFVDFHMEVSVVAARGTDGSFAHYGVFENRHRDHILDVTLPDAPVGPQLREQAEDIARGILEALGVVGVLCVEFFVASDGRLLVNELAPRPHNSGHLTFDASLSSQFEQQVRAVAGLPLGDTRLLRPAAMVNLLGDLWQDGEPDWAAALADGQTKLHLYGKANAKPGRKMGHLTAFGDDREDAARRALAARERLRGGGGHR from the coding sequence ATGAGTACCGTTCTGTTGCCCGGGGCCACCCTGGGTGTTCTGGGTAACGGCCAGCTGGGCCGGATGTTTGCCCTGGCGGCCCGGCGCATGGGCTACCGCGTGGCCACCTTCGGGCCGGGTACCGGTACGCCGGCAGGGCAGGTCTGTGACCTGGAGGTGGACGCCGATTACCGCGACGAGCAGGCCCTGCGCGCCTTCGCCCGGCAGGTGGAGGCGGTCACCTTCGAGTTCGAGAATGTCCCCGCCGAGGCTGGCGAGCTACTGGCGGAGCACGTGCCGGTGCGCCCCCGGGAGACGGTGCTCCATATTGCGCAGAACCGCTGGCGGGAGAAGACCTGGCTGCGGGACCAGGGCTTCCCGGTGGGGGATTTTGCCACCGTGGAGAGCGAGGCCGCACTCGTCGATGCACTGGAGCGGCTGGGGACGCCGGCCGTGCTCAAGACCGCGGGGTTCGGTTACGACGGCAAGGGGCAGGCCCTGATCCGCACCCCCGCGGATGCCGCCGGTGCGTGGCAGGCGATCGGCGGGCAGGCAGCCGTGCTGGAGGCCTTCGTGGACTTCCACATGGAGGTTTCGGTGGTGGCCGCGCGCGGTACGGATGGCAGCTTTGCCCATTACGGCGTCTTCGAGAACCGCCACCGTGATCATATCCTGGACGTGACCCTGCCCGATGCGCCGGTGGGGCCGCAGTTGCGCGAGCAGGCCGAGGACATCGCGAGGGGTATTCTCGAGGCCCTCGGCGTGGTCGGTGTGCTCTGCGTGGAGTTCTTTGTGGCCAGCGATGGCCGCTTGCTGGTCAACGAGCTGGCGCCGCGGCCGCACAACTCCGGGCACCTGACCTTCGACGCCTCGCTCAGCAGCCAGTTCGAGCAGCAGGTGCGGGCGGTGGCCGGGCTGCCGCTGGGGGACACCCGGCTGCTGCGGCCGGCCGCCATGGTCAACCTGCTCGGCGACCTGTGGCAGGACGGCGAACCGGACTGGGCCGCCGCCCTCGCCGACGGCCAGACCAAGCTGCACCTTTACGGCAAGGCGAATGCCAAGCCCGGCCGCAAGATGGGTCACCTGACCGCGTTCGGGGATGATCGCGAGGATGCGGCCCGCCGCGCCCTGGCGGCCCGGGAGCGGCTACGGGGTGGCGGCGGTCATCGCTGA
- a CDS encoding type 1 pili tip component: MQLKQLVETWEETAAEQRTPYEYRVRLPLADAAKLGALAEMYPGRSEEDLITDLLGTALDELEATFPYVQGQRVVAEDEQGDPIYEDAGLTPRFKALTRRKLDELRETGKRGK, translated from the coding sequence TGAAGCAGTTGGTCGAGACTTGGGAAGAGACCGCCGCCGAGCAGCGTACGCCTTACGAATACCGGGTGCGCCTGCCCCTTGCGGATGCCGCGAAGCTCGGCGCGCTGGCCGAGATGTACCCCGGCCGCTCCGAGGAGGACCTGATCACCGACCTGCTGGGCACCGCGCTGGATGAACTCGAGGCCACCTTCCCCTACGTGCAGGGGCAGCGGGTGGTGGCCGAGGATGAGCAGGGCGACCCCATTTACGAGGATGCCGGCCTGACCCCCCGCTTCAAGGCGCTCACCCGCCGCAAGCTCGACGAATTACGCGAGACCGGCAAACGCGGGAAGTAG